A window of Streptomyces sp. DG1A-41 contains these coding sequences:
- a CDS encoding EamA family transporter, whose product MTPLVTAAVLLAAVTHAGWNAIAHKITDKLAGFALISGGGAVIGLALAPFVAFPAARAWPYLLGSAAIHIAYYALLMKSFRLGDFGQAYPIARGTAPLVVTVLAAVFAHEVPDGWAAAGVVLSCAGLTGVALWGLRGRRPDWAAIGAALATGLTIAAYTVVDGLGVRASGPSLGYIAWLMAVQGVVIPACAVSRWRRETVAVLRPFAGIGLIGAALSVAAYALVLWAQTRAELAPIAALRESSVIVGAAIGAVFFKERFGAPRIVAAGLLVVGIGLMLHAG is encoded by the coding sequence GTGACGCCCCTGGTCACCGCCGCCGTCCTGCTCGCCGCCGTCACGCACGCCGGCTGGAACGCCATCGCCCACAAGATCACCGACAAGCTGGCCGGGTTCGCGCTGATCTCGGGCGGCGGGGCGGTCATCGGGCTGGCCCTGGCGCCCTTCGTGGCGTTTCCGGCGGCCCGGGCCTGGCCGTATCTGCTCGGCTCCGCCGCCATCCACATCGCCTACTACGCGCTGCTGATGAAGTCCTTCCGGCTGGGCGACTTCGGGCAGGCCTATCCCATCGCGCGCGGCACCGCGCCTCTCGTCGTGACCGTGCTCGCCGCCGTCTTCGCGCACGAGGTGCCCGACGGGTGGGCCGCCGCCGGTGTCGTCCTGTCGTGCGCGGGGCTGACCGGCGTCGCCCTGTGGGGACTGCGCGGGCGTCGGCCCGACTGGGCGGCGATCGGGGCTGCCCTCGCGACCGGGCTGACGATCGCGGCGTACACCGTCGTCGACGGGCTCGGCGTGCGCGCCTCCGGGCCCTCCCTCGGGTACATCGCCTGGCTGATGGCGGTCCAAGGGGTGGTGATCCCCGCCTGCGCCGTGAGCCGCTGGAGGAGGGAGACCGTCGCTGTTCTCCGGCCGTTCGCCGGGATCGGGCTCATCGGGGCCGCCCTCTCCGTCGCCGCCTACGCCCTCGTGCTGTGGGCCCAGACCAGGGCCGAACTCGCGCCCATCGCCGCCCTGCGCGAGTCGTCGGTCATCGTGGGCGCGGCGATCGGGGCCGTGTTCTTCAAGGAGCGGTTCGGGGCGCCGAGAATCGTGGCGGCCGGGCTGCTCGTCGTCGGGATCGGGCTGATGCTGCACGCCGGGTAG